A stretch of DNA from Papio anubis isolate 15944 chromosome 4, Panubis1.0, whole genome shotgun sequence:
catgaaagaaaagaaaaaacttaggGCAATTTCTAATTCTTTGACTTTGCTCACTACATCTATAGTCACCCTTACTAGATTAAGAACTTCCTACATCAGTAATTGCATCTTCTTCAATAACAATCAAGCTGATAAACAAATCATCAactcaattccatttacaatagctacaaaaataactaggaatacatttaactgacaaggtaaaagatctctacaaggagaactataaaacactaatgaaataaatcatagatgacacaaacaaatggaagatcatCCTAATACTCACAGATTGgcaaaatcagtatcattaaaatgaccttactgcccaaagcaacctacagattcaatgcaactcCTATCAAATAATAACATCATTTTTATAGAATTATGAAGCCTAAACttcatgtggaatcaaaaaagagccccagtagccaaagcaatcctaagtaaaaagaacaaagctggcgcatcacatttcttgatttaaaattatactacaaggctacaataaacACAACAGCAGAGTACTGTATAAAAccagacaaatagatcaatggatcAGAATAGAAACACAGAAGTAAAGCTAAATACCTACAAAAATATACAcaagggaaaggacaccctattcaataaatggtgctaagaaaactggattgtcatatgcagaagaatgaaatggaaTCCATGTctttcactgtatacaaaaattaactcaaaatggactaaaaacttaaatgtaatatctgaaactataaaaatcccagaagaaaacctaggaaatctCCTCTAGACATTTacataggcaaagaatttatgactaagacccccAAGAGctaatgcaacaaaaacaaaaatagaccaatgggacttaattaaactgaaaagcttctgcacacctAAAGAAATtgtcaacaaagtaaacagacaacttacagaatgggagaaaatgtttgaaaactatgtatccaacaaaaactaatatctagaatctacaagaaactcaaacaactcaacaagaaaaaaaaataacactatcaaaaagtgggcaaaggacatgaagagacgtttttccaaagaagacatacaaacagccaacaaacatgtggaATAAttctcaatatcattaatcattagagaaatgcaaattataaccacATTAAGATACCATCTTACAGTAATAAGAATGgttattaaaaaagcaaaaacaacagatgttggcaaggatgcagagaaaagggaacactgttggtgggaacgtaaattagtacaatgtttatggaaaacagtatgaagattcctcaaagagctgagaatagaactaccatttgatctagcaatccctaCTATTGGGTatctacacaaagaaaagaaattgttacatatattaaaaacccCTGCACTGGTATGTTTATCATGACACTATTCATGAttgcaaagtcatggaatcagccaaagtgttcatcaatgaatgattgaattttaaaaagtgatacatAAATGCAATAtgatactactcagccataaaaaaagaataaaattgtgtcttttgcagcaaaatggatggaaatggaagccattatcctaagtgaaatgacTAAGAAacagtcaaataccacatgttctcgcttatgattgggagctaaacaatgtgtATATCTGGATATACAGAGTGGAATAATTGACTTTGGAGACTCCAAAAGTTGGGAGAGTAGGAGAGCGGTGAGAGGTGAAAAGTTACCTATTAGAGACAATATAAGCTATctgggtgatggatacactaaaagcccCGAGTTCACCACTGCATAATATATCCATGCAACAAAACTGCACGTGTACccttaaatcaataaaaataaaataaaatagaactttaGAAAAGAAGAGCTTCCATACATCAATAACTGCATCTTCTCACTTTAATGAACAGACTTTAGTATTCGTATATTAATCTCCCAGAAATGCCCCCTAAAAACCTTATAACACATCCTACTAATGAATAGAACAAAGAGCTGATGTCACTTGGTGTATTAAGGTCATTAGGAGTGGAATAATTATAAATGAGCTTGAAAGCAATTTATCTTTTCCACTCTGCTTTTTCTTAGCCAATGATGGGAGTCAGCCTTCCATTACACTCTCTGTTACCATCATACAATGTAGGCATTGACCCACAGTTACCAGGTGCCTAAACTTGACAGCACCCTAAAGGGTGAATGTGGAGAGGAGCAGAGTGTACATAAAAGGTGAAAAATCatagagagaagaagagagagagaagaaaagcaaagagaaaaggtgagagaagaaaataaaaaatagttggaGATTAGCAGAGATAAGATATTAAGGAAAGATTACTCatgcagaaaatagaagaggcaAAGAATATTCATTTTGTCTGATCCCTGAAATCTGAATCTTCACATTATACTTTGAAAGGTTTAAATATTGAAAGTATTCTAATATGTTAATTTCCTCCTTTactctctgcctccctgtttcaaTAGTTTGCATTCCACTTAAAGATTGCATTAGAATGGAGGAAATTCTTCAAGTCACTACAGAACTAGATTCTGTATGTCACTGGACACCCCTTCCTTCTATCGTGGGATTGctgcattttaaacatttctctgtGCTCATCCCTCCTTGCAAGGCCTGGTGCCTTCCGCATTTGAAGTTATGAGCCTCTAGCTCTCAGGACTTCCTTACTGGCCATGCTACTGTGACCCCTTTGAGTTTGTTTTCTCAAATGGTTTTTATAATCCACATTACACTCATTCCACATTATTTAAAGATGAATTAGTAGTCCACCTTCAATGCTAATGGCATAATTCAGACTCATAGGACCTTTAtgtctaataaaaatttttaattacctGTTTACGCCAACGTCAATGAGTAGCACTGCACTTcatgacacaatttttttttttttttgagtcagagtctcacactgtcacccaggctggagtgcaatggtgcgatcttggctcaccacaacctccacctcccaggttcaagtgattctcctgcctcaggcttccgagtagctgggattacaggtgcccgccaccacgcccggctaattttttgtatttttagtacagtcagggtttcactatgctggccaagctggtctcaaactcctgaccttgtgatccgcccacctcggcctcccaaagtgctgggattacaggcgtgagccactgcgcctggcccaacaacacatttttattaattgtaaATCTTTGTATGCGAGTGCCAgaagtcttattttatttcaattattttatttagtttaaacCTAAAGAAGACTTTATTGACCCATATGATCAAAGCACTTAAAGGATGAATACAGCTGGCTTAAGTTACTTAGGAATCAGAGGCTTCCATGTTGCCGGGAGTTTCTTCCTGTGTTTCCCTTCTCTATTCTAGTTTCTGTGGCGGGCAGATTTCTATAATCAGAGGATGTGGTTCCCACACTTCCATGCTTAGCCCATATTGTCTCCAGTGTAAGAGAAAAGATACCCCCTTTTTTcaggtttaattttaaaaagcttaaggAAAAGGTgtcagggaaaaaaaaccaattaAAGCTCATGACATATTATTGGAGGAAATCATAATCTTTGAAAGTTATTTTCCCATTCATGGAGAGttgttactaaatattttatgaaaaagtttTAACTGAATTTTTACACTACCTTTAACctctgaaaaaaatcacttgctcaaattaaaataaacagagaAGGTCTTATGTCTCAGATGGAAATAGCATCctacaaatatttatctttattcacACTGTCAAAGCTGAGCAGTGGATTCTAGGGATACTGAGGGAGGTTATAAGATCTAGAACATTGAAAGTAATCTAATTTTAACTCCCACTCAATGCAGAAATCACTGAAAAATAATACCTTTTTCCTTGCTGAGGAACTCAATAACCCAAAGAAAACACACAGGTCATAATAGttctataaatttataatttataaatatacatttataacaaACCAAAGTATTTCTCCCTATAACTGTTTCCATTACTCACAGTTGTAAACCTTAAATCTTTCTgtattctctgcttctctctctctcacacacacacacaacacaaacacacacacacatactgaataattcattttctcctatatttaaaCACAACCATAATGCCCTCCAATACCTAACATTtcctattttcccttttctatcataatatttcagatttattcaaatgttttacattttatatttaattgccTAGTTGACATTTCTGAGCAAACTctaaacactgttttaaaaatgtaaacaaaaaacaaatatgattGTCAGCAAAAGGTGTCTTCCTTGAAAAGACACCACCATTATGAGCATACTCTCAATAATTCTGTTAAGAATCCAACCAGTTTTCATGGCAGAAGACATGCACTTGCTGTCTTTTAGGCAGTGGAAGGCCCAAAGAATCTCCCCATACACTAGGCCTGACGATATAACCTACGGAAATGGATGTCCAAGGAAAAGACATCTGGGGGCCTGGAGCCCCCAAAACAGATCACAAATCAAACTTTGAAAAccaataaaagacaaagagaacatATTGGAATCAACAGTAAATGAATTTATTAGGTGAAACAAAACTGAACTTCCATATACTTTATAAGATGAACTTATGTAATAATGAATCACTTGTTTCAAAATTATAGACATTTGACTCTATATTTTGCACATTCATTAATTTCACAGTCTGAAAGAACTAGCCTGTCCAGCCAGTACTTGATGCCACAGAAAGGATGAAGAGCTATAGTAAGAGGGGTTAGCTCACATTGCTGGAAAAGCCTATGATAACAGCTCTACATAGAGACTGAGGTATTTTGCTTAAAAGTCTGGAAATTCAGCAAGTTGATCTACAGAAGATTGATCCATAGGCTGGTCTGTAACAAGGAGACTGGCAGCTCCTAGAAGCCAAGTAGGTTGGGTGGCAGAATCCAGAGCCATAGCCTAGGGGAGGGAAGCCACAGCCTCCATAACCCAGGGATCTGAAGCCACTGGACCCACAGCCCACTGAGTAGCAGTTCCTCGATCCATAGCCCAGGGAGCGGCAGCTGCTGGATCCAAAGCCTAGAGACCCAGAGTAAGTCGTCTGGCAGGGACTGCAGAGCAAGGAGGTTCTGGGGCGGTAGCAGGAGGTCTGGCAGGGGCTGGACTCCACAAAGGACGTCTCGCAGCTGGTGGGCTCCCAGCAGGTCTCCTGACGGCCCCTGTAGAGAGAGGAACCCAGCTGGCAGGTGCTGGGAGAGCAGAGGTCAGTGCTGGAGACCAGGTTGCTGGGATAGGAAAAGCCACAGGAGGAGGCTGGGTAGCGCAGGTAGCCGCCAAAGGAGCGGGAGGAGAAGTTTCCAGAGCAGCAGTTGTAGGACATATTGACAGAAGATGTGAGTTCAGTTGAGTTATAGTGGAAAGATTATCTGAGTTTGAAT
This window harbors:
- the LOC116274591 gene encoding keratin-associated protein 13-2 translates to MSYNCCSGNFSSRSFGGYLRYPASSCGFSYPSNLVSSTDLCSPSTCQLGSSLYRGRQETCWEPTSCETSFVESSPCQTSCYRPRTSLLCSPCQTTYSGSLGFGSSSCRSLGYGSRNCYSVGCGSSGFRSLGYGGCGFPPLGYGSGFCHPTYLASRSCQSPCYRPAYGSIFCRSTC